GATGAATTGGGGAAAGAAATATGCGTCACCTCCAGGATTGTCATTGTTTCTCCGTAGAGATCTGCAGAATCAACCCTAAGAACTACTAAGAGGAGAGCACCACCCCCTCCATGTGCAAACTCaccccaggagctgctggaggacaCGCAGATTAAAGGTAAAATATTTTTGCAAGAGAattgatgaaaacaaaagggTTATTAGATCACATTTGGTGCATGTCATAATTATCATGACTGAAATATGTATTGGCTAGGATTGGCTCCAATGGCCCCCGCAACACTCAAAAAGTGAATTTGATTTTCCCCAATTCATCATTATCTGGAAAATGGAAATTTGCTATGATCAAGTTGATCATGGAGTGAAATATATTAGTAAAAGCACAATGGTACAGGGGTATGTCTCACAATGTAGAACCCATATtgagtattttattttgcacatccTGATAAACTCTGTTTATTTTGCCATCTAGTGGTAAGGCAGtgttatgatataatatatttaCAATAGCAGCAGAGATCATATGCCAGTAGAATGAGCCCTAGTGACCTCTTACAGTATTTCAGTGGAACACAAATGGGTCAATTCTTATATCAGTCTAATCCCTCCAGCTTCTACATGGGGTCAAGATTGAAGTTGAATcaagattaaaatgtcaaagtgaacAGCATCaaattgaagtgttttttttaagtccaaTTCAAAACACAGCTTTTATCAGTGAAAACCATTTAACTCTATTCCGAGCAATTAAATTGACCCAAAGAGCCTGTCCATAGAGCACATTGGCCTAAGCGTGTTCCAAGATAAATCCTCCATTGTCCTAGCTTTCATTCCCTGTAATAATTTGACTTACATTCTTTTATCGCCTGGATTCAGGTTCTCTCTGTGCACGGTTCCTTTATACTGATCCGCTCTCGCACACTTGAATGGACAACGGTGACTCCGTTATTAGAGTAACTGTAATTATGTGAGGAATACATGGTTTTGCAAATGGCCGGCGTAGCTTTTAACTGAAATAGTAGACTTGTCTTTTCAGACCATGTTGTAATTATCAGACTAAATTGCCTTCCACAGTGTTGGTGTCTTGGGTCCCTCCCTCgtttttattttagctgtgaTAGCGAAACATACTGCTGAGTAGGTGGTTAAGTCCGGACTGAATAAACAACTCCCAGCCACGAGTCGATGATCATTAAAACTCACTCCTTGTCCTCCTACACAAGTATAATCTGGGTGTGTGAAAGTTCACAATCAAACTTCCGTGTGAGACTGTGACGGTGAGAGTTTTGCTCTGATTGGCCACTGTTCGCTTTAGTGTGAGACGTTATTTAAAAGAGGTACAGGGTCATAACTGTGAAGGGATGCCTGAAACACAAGGATCACTGCCCTAAAGCTAAGctttctctcctccctgctTACAGACTCTGTGTTCCCTGATGGAGGTGATTGAgagctcctgctcctcctcctcctgctgctgctgctgtctccttttcctctcctccttccatcATCCTATTCCTCCTCTCcgttctcctcctgctccttccCATCTTAGTGGCTTTCATGgatgtgtcactgtgtgcttCGTTCAATTGCCACTCATTCGTCCTCTTATTCTTCCTGTTACTTTTCGTGGAAGTTCTGTaatattctttttatttccttttgtgtGTCAAATCCTTTTAGTCTATTACTCTTTTCATTTAAGTAATTTGTTGAATAATTGCCAGGCCTTAAATTCAAACAAGAAGCCACATCAATATCACTTTGATAAATGAATCCTCTCATTTGTCTTTTATGAGTAGTTTTGGTTTTTCCAGACACACTTGTAAaatgataatgtgttttttaaataaccatgtttatattatataataacacATCATGTATATTGTTataatgagtttgttttctaTATATTTCTTCTACTaatcataaatattttatacttttgaCTAAAACAAATCTTAATATAGCTCTTTGTTTTATGTTCAGGATATTGAACAtagtattgttttttgttttttttaaagagtaaaataaataaataaataaaagatgcattttatgtgtttattttgcagaGCCTTAATTTGCATTGCTAAGTCTTTCCTGTCTCTCTAGGGACTGTAGACACTCTGAACACTTTGGAGGAACAGAGAGAAAGTGATGAGTCAGACTCCATAAATCATTCAgtctcctcatcttcatcaccaaATTCATCTCAAACCTTTTCATCGTCATACTTCTCACGTCCATCATTCGACCCACACCTGCCTTCATTTCGCGGGAGAGACTTCGCTGATGCCCGTTGTGCTCTTGCCAAAGTCCTGACGTCCTCTGTTTCCAAGGGAACACTGGTCAAGCGTTTCAGGAATGCTGCCACCCTCCCAAAATTATACACCGCCTCCTCCTTTATGTCCGTGACTCAGAAATGTCCAGATAATGGGCTTTTCTTCTCTGAACTAGAGTCAGTTCTTACATCTAAGCTCCCTACTGAGCCAGAGTGGGAGGATCCTCTACAGAGGAGGGGGATGACCACTTTCAAAGTGGTTCCCTTAAACAAACAGAAGTTTGATGAACCAGAACATACTCTGAGTGCTTCTGAAAAATGTCAGGTAATGGTAGAAAATAACCCTGGTTGTGAAGCTCCTCCTGAGGTTGAGAATAGTCAAACAAGGCCTGTGGAAGATTTATGTTCTTCTCATAGATCAGATACTGAAACACCTCTAGTTACTGAGGAACTCTCTGGTCAGGAAATCCAGACTTCTAACAGGTCAGAGTCCCCACCACCTCCACATGGTTTGGACAGTCAGGATCGTACATTGACACCTCTTTCTGAGGTCGTAGGAAACGGTAAAGAACAGAAAGTTGAAGAAGATGAGACAGTAGCTGAACAGTCGGGCTGCAGTGATGAGAAACTCGCCTGTTATGGTCACATCAACTCAGAAGATCAGTGTGAGAGCCTCCAAAGCCCCAGTAGGTGGTCTGAAGGCACAGAAGTGGACCAGAGGGGCTCTCCTACTGATGAGCCAATAGTGAAGGAAGTGGTGCAAGAAGACGAATTGGAGGACGACGCgttccctccccctcctccacctgtcTTCTTTAATGAAGTCACAGAAGAGCAAGAAGATAGCTCCACTTCTCTGCTGCATTCTCCCCAACCTTCAAGTCCTACCTACAATGATGCATTCAGTGAGGATGATCAAGATGAGTCCAACTCAGCCCTGTGTAAGCAGCCGTCAGCGGCACCAcggcccatggccaagtggagcACAGCTTCGTCCAGATTTGCACAGGCGGTGGCATTAGCTGTGCAAAGGTCTCGCCTCCTGAGTCATGGGAAAGCTGTGGACCCACCAGCCCCCGCTGATCCACACAGTACACTTCCCTCAGCACCAAGGTCTACATATCAGTTTGGTAAGTGTGAAGGCCTAATCATAGTGGGGCTCACACATCCTACACAAGTTACACCAGTCAAAGCTTTCAAGGAGGATGTGAACATTGAAAAACTACTTGCACTAAAATGAAATATTCTCTTAATAGAGATCATAGGGATAGTTTGAGATTTTCATAGTGGAGTTGTATGAGGTACATAAATAGTCAGTGTTTTTAAGGGACTGTGCTCAGCTGCTTCCTGGAAGTGGGCAGATGCAAGTTCAGCACAAACATGACTGACTGGggatgacagaaaaaaaaccaagctATTAGCCACTTAAAGAAAGGTTGACCTTATAAAAATTCTTGTAAGCTTTACCCACTGAAAATATGTTCACCATTTTCTCCGTTGTGACACCAACGTctattgagaaaatcagcatttttgtGTCGAGGCACAAAGGAGTTGTTGACCCGCTGCTGCTTCCATAGTGaggtgaaatattttttttttactttagtgtGCAATATTTGGTTTGGATTAACCCAAATAATGCAAACTCTCCTGCATAAAAATGCCAATTTATACTGAGGGGTTTCCATTGGAAAGTCTCCACGTAACATGAGCCTTTTTATAAAGAGTCTACGTGTCATCTTCGGTTATGGCTGTTTCTCAGTACAGGGAGCACACAGCACAGGTCACTTGTATGCATCACACTGATTATGGAAGTATTTTCAGTTGTAGATTAAATACAGAGCGAAGTGCTTATGAATGTCCGATGTCTGACTGACCATGACGGTGTCATAGTCCTTGTAAATCTTGCCTGTGGAGGAACGATGTGACAAATATATTTGTATTCTgactctcctctgctgcaggTGCCTGACGGGCTTCTTCACACATCTTAAAGTGAAGGATTCCCAGCTGACCAATTACGCCACAATCAGCAACTGACCTTCCAAAGATTTAAGAAGTAAGAACGACTTCACCCATTTTCTTACAAggacacagacttttccatgCTTTTAATTTTTGTCCCAAGACACAgatttgtaattgttttattttggacgTACTGTTCACAGGTTGAACATAAACCTTTTCTGTTGTGGAGATGGCCAAATGTACAGGACACGCGTTGTTGAACTGAgtgtgtcctgttttttttctttatttccttttaaacaTTCCTTCAAGATGTGCCAAGGCGGACACAGCTCTGACGGCAGAGCTGCTTTTTTCATGCgtggaaaacaaaagcaatgaTGTAATTGCCATTATTggctttttctgtgtttgtgcagacgtttatttttttcccctcaggatgtagtatttattttttatgcttCCACACATGAAGAATGTACTGTAGTTTAAGTCAAGTCTATTTTGAGACTATTTTGCGTTTTGGTCACCAGGTGGCAGAAgagcattgtttttaaatgaggattttttttgtgaagtccAAATTCTGGTCGATGTATCTTTAGTGACAAActtaatattgtttaaaaataaataatatcagACATTTTGAGCCATACATTAAATTATTAGACActgcatttaacacatttaaaaaaaggtgttttttttttattgattttcctgAATGCCGTCTCTATGAAGAATCTCTGACCATTTGATGGACATTTcaccaataatgtaataaaaaaatggcaACATTAGAATTTCCTTCATTTcctaaaaatataatatacttgtataaatatataaaaacaaaatccttgTTGGAAGCAACAGTTTTATGCCAAGCACTTCAACACCTTCCTGAATAAACTCAGTCCACTTtgctcacatgcacacactgtaatGTCTTTAATGGACCCACACCTCAGGGCAATACTGCATAGCTATACTTGGGTGCCAAAAGAATCTACTATATGTATTGATCCAGCCATGGCCTTGGAGGAACAGCAAGGAACGATGTGAAGTAGAGACCTAGCCAGAACTGCCTGTGGCTAAAGCTCCTTGTTTGCCAGGCCTGGACTGAGTGGGCTCGCTTCAagactctctcactctgtctctaaCATTCCTTGCTTCACCTGAGAGGGAtagggaggcagagagggagtgAGCAAGCGAGAGAGGAGGACGAGTTGCTGGTGGATGATGGGAGGTGACCGTTGACCCTGTCGTGTTTCTGCGGCGCTCCCCCCAGAGGGTGCACCCGGCCCTCAAGGGCACAGCCGTGTGACACCGCCGTTGTCATGGAGAATGCCATTACCGCCCCTAAGGGAGAGGCACATCTAATGTTTCAAAAAAGTCTGTGGAAAGAGCAACGCACACATGTTAGAGAGTGACACTCTTTTCCTGCCTAAAGCAATGATATCCAATGAAAGTGACAACTCTGGCATTATCCTTTTGAGCAGTGAAAGGTTGGATTTCAACCTGAGCAGCAGCGTTCATGATTATGCAGACACAAGAAAGCTGGATTTATAATGCAGTGTAA
Above is a window of Solea senegalensis isolate Sse05_10M linkage group LG2, IFAPA_SoseM_1, whole genome shotgun sequence DNA encoding:
- the cobll1a gene encoding cordon-bleu protein-like 1, with the translated sequence MDEQGNPLERDHSFSVVLPGGIEKNATVHGSKPVMDLLVTLCASYHLNPSDYTVEVLSPNKNNIGFKPNSPIGSLEAEKIVLKPKGVEEKIRRPYMPEATVRLLINYKKSHKAVVRVNPRVPLEMLLPVVCDKCEFEVDTTVLLRNSQSEEPLDLTKSLNEHGLREVFAKNTARKKCVHGQHEPKTTEAEVISPPAQSGDLPNKENKQKENAGFLSLFRRKKKKPELERAVSVPASPGLDKPMVVGVKGQDVASPITPPPDMPKKRRAPQPPMGASQSVPNNLSTYHLRGPQRSAESTLRTTKRRAPPPPCANSPQELLEDTQIKGTVDTLNTLEEQRESDESDSINHSVSSSSSPNSSQTFSSSYFSRPSFDPHLPSFRGRDFADARCALAKVLTSSVSKGTLVKRFRNAATLPKLYTASSFMSVTQKCPDNGLFFSELESVLTSKLPTEPEWEDPLQRRGMTTFKVVPLNKQKFDEPEHTLSASEKCQVMVENNPGCEAPPEVENSQTRPVEDLCSSHRSDTETPLVTEELSGQEIQTSNRSESPPPPHGLDSQDRTLTPLSEVVGNGKEQKVEEDETVAEQSGCSDEKLACYGHINSEDQCESLQSPSRWSEGTEVDQRGSPTDEPIVKEVVQEDELEDDAFPPPPPPVFFNEVTEEQEDSSTSLLHSPQPSSPTYNDAFSEDDQDESNSALCKQPSAAPRPMAKWSTASSRFAQAVALAVQRSRLLSHGKAVDPPAPADPHSTLPSAPRSTYQFGA